A window from Pseudomonas frederiksbergensis encodes these proteins:
- a CDS encoding SDR family oxidoreductase: protein MKIVVIGGTGLIGSKLVQNLRERGHDVLAAAPSTGVNSITREGLAQAMDGAEVVVDVANAPSWEDQAVLDFFETSSRNLLAAEAAAGVRHHVALSIVGSERLPENGYFRAKVAQENLIKASGIPYTLLRATQFFEFVGGIAQSATVGEEICLSPALIQPMASDDVVAALTDVALAAPINGTVEVAGPEAMPLDELVRRFLRATQDTRKVVPDVHARYYGAVLDDQSLTAGKNARLGTIRFEDWLAQSTAR from the coding sequence ATGAAGATCGTCGTCATCGGAGGCACCGGCCTCATTGGATCGAAACTTGTGCAGAACCTGCGCGAGCGCGGTCATGACGTGCTCGCCGCCGCGCCCAGTACGGGCGTGAACAGCATCACTCGCGAAGGTCTGGCCCAAGCAATGGATGGCGCTGAGGTTGTCGTCGACGTGGCGAACGCGCCGTCGTGGGAAGACCAGGCGGTCCTCGATTTCTTCGAAACGTCGAGCCGTAACTTGCTGGCTGCGGAAGCTGCCGCCGGTGTTCGTCATCACGTTGCCCTGTCGATCGTCGGTAGCGAACGGCTTCCCGAGAACGGCTATTTCCGGGCCAAGGTCGCGCAGGAAAACCTGATCAAGGCGTCCGGCATTCCTTACACCCTCCTGCGTGCCACGCAGTTCTTCGAGTTTGTCGGCGGCATCGCGCAGTCGGCCACCGTCGGCGAGGAGATTTGCCTGTCGCCGGCGCTGATCCAGCCGATGGCGTCCGACGACGTGGTGGCGGCGTTAACCGATGTCGCGCTGGCAGCGCCAATCAATGGCACGGTCGAAGTCGCCGGGCCCGAGGCCATGCCGCTCGACGAGCTGGTCAGGCGTTTTCTGCGGGCCACTCAAGACACCCGCAAGGTCGTACCGGACGTGCATGCGCGCTACTACGGCGCTGTGCTCGATGATCAATCGCTGACCGCCGGCAAGAACGCGCGCCTGGGCACAATCCGCTTCGAAGACTGGCTCGCTCAGTCGACGGCCCGGTAA
- a CDS encoding HlyD family secretion protein, producing MNALQDKAAIATGASAEIPDGVARQSKKKKIGILLCISAVVVLAGGWAMALSSGATSTDNAYVRGDVTSLAAKVAGYVTAVEVEDNQTVRAGDVLFRIDDRDYRARLAQAVANVSAAQARLTHVDAETQLQRALIRQAEAQRRSGVAEMNLANKTHDRSRKLILSNAVSQALVDESDAARLRAEATVSGASATVEAQQQRIAVLVAERESAVAAVTQAQAARDLAQIDLDSTVVRAPVDGVVGNRQVRIGRFVTTGVALLDIVPVNDVWVVANFKETQLEQIRPGQRVSITVDGYPSGALEGVVDSFAPGSGSAFSLLPTDNATGNFVRVVQRVPVKIRLVHNPLPGRIVPGLSARVEVAHGEGS from the coding sequence ATGAACGCGCTTCAGGACAAGGCCGCCATTGCCACCGGCGCAAGCGCCGAGATCCCTGATGGGGTGGCACGGCAAAGCAAGAAAAAGAAGATCGGCATCCTGCTGTGCATCAGTGCCGTGGTGGTCCTGGCTGGCGGATGGGCCATGGCGCTTTCGAGCGGTGCGACCTCCACCGATAACGCTTATGTGCGCGGCGACGTGACCTCGCTCGCCGCCAAGGTTGCCGGCTATGTCACTGCGGTCGAGGTCGAGGACAACCAAACCGTCCGGGCCGGTGACGTCCTGTTCCGTATCGATGATCGGGACTATCGCGCACGGCTGGCGCAAGCCGTGGCCAATGTCAGCGCTGCCCAGGCTCGCCTGACCCATGTCGATGCGGAAACCCAGCTTCAACGTGCCCTGATTCGACAGGCCGAAGCCCAGAGACGCTCGGGCGTGGCCGAGATGAATCTGGCGAACAAAACCCATGATCGCAGCCGCAAACTGATCCTCAGCAACGCGGTCAGCCAAGCCCTCGTCGATGAAAGCGACGCGGCACGATTGAGAGCCGAGGCGACGGTCTCCGGCGCTTCCGCAACGGTCGAGGCGCAACAGCAACGCATCGCCGTCCTCGTGGCGGAGCGCGAATCTGCCGTCGCTGCGGTGACGCAGGCGCAAGCCGCACGCGATCTCGCCCAGATTGATCTCGACAGCACCGTGGTACGCGCACCGGTTGATGGCGTGGTCGGTAACCGTCAGGTTCGCATCGGCCGCTTCGTTACGACGGGCGTTGCCTTGCTCGATATCGTGCCGGTCAACGACGTATGGGTTGTGGCGAATTTCAAGGAAACCCAGCTCGAACAGATCCGCCCCGGTCAGCGCGTGAGCATCACGGTCGACGGCTACCCCAGCGGGGCACTGGAAGGCGTGGTCGACAGCTTTGCACCGGGTAGCGGGTCGGCGTTCAGCCTGCTCCCCACCGACAACGCGACTGGCAACTTTGTGCGTGTCGTGCAGCGCGTTCCGGTGAAGATCCGGCTTGTCCACAACCCGTTGCCGGGCCGCATCGTGCCGGGCCTGTCCGCCCGTGTCGAGGTTGCGCACGGGGAGGGATCATGA
- a CDS encoding cupin domain-containing protein, with amino-acid sequence MVTRFLLAAAFAALSISAVSAAEPPAGKVTVVFDRPIPNIPGKSMKGVVVEYGPGAASPSHTHPKTAFIYATVLEGSFRIKIKGEPEKIYKVGENFVEEPGSVHEVSANASDTEPARLLAVFVLDTDKTPLVTPIKK; translated from the coding sequence ATGGTGACTCGATTTTTATTAGCCGCTGCCTTCGCAGCGCTCTCGATCAGCGCAGTGTCAGCCGCTGAGCCGCCCGCCGGCAAGGTGACGGTCGTGTTTGACCGTCCCATTCCCAACATCCCTGGCAAGAGCATGAAGGGCGTCGTCGTCGAGTATGGGCCGGGCGCCGCGTCGCCGTCCCACACCCACCCGAAAACGGCCTTCATTTATGCAACGGTCCTGGAAGGCTCATTTCGCATCAAAATCAAAGGCGAGCCGGAAAAGATCTACAAGGTCGGCGAAAACTTCGTAGAGGAGCCGGGCTCCGTGCACGAAGTCAGCGCCAACGCCAGCGACACCGAACCCGCACGCCTGTTGGCCGTGTTTGTCCTCGACACCGATAAAACGCCGCTGGTTACGCCTATTAAAAAGTGA
- a CDS encoding phosphonate ABC transporter ATP-binding protein gives MTLHLTQVNLTHANGVKALRGVDLHIGASEQVAIIGPSGAGKSSLLNLLATALRPDNGELQVLGERAWQLSAGQRQRLRARIGLIHQAPPLPPRQRVVTAVLAGKLGQWSLGKSLLNLLRPVDIPGARAALARLDLSDKLFAHCQQLSGGQLQRVGIARVLYQAPEVLLADEPVSAMDPVLAQHTLSVLCRHARQHNVTLVASLHAVELALAHFSRIIGLRDGQILFDLAASEVDRELLDKLYANEQLQSPPITPAPLSVQIPRC, from the coding sequence ATGACGTTGCATCTGACCCAGGTCAACCTTACCCACGCCAATGGCGTCAAGGCATTGCGTGGGGTGGATCTGCACATCGGTGCCAGCGAACAGGTCGCCATTATCGGTCCGTCCGGCGCGGGCAAGTCGAGCCTGCTCAACCTGCTGGCCACCGCCCTGCGACCGGATAACGGTGAGCTGCAAGTGCTCGGCGAGCGCGCCTGGCAGCTGTCTGCCGGTCAGCGTCAGCGTCTTCGCGCGCGCATCGGCCTGATCCATCAAGCGCCCCCGCTGCCACCGCGCCAGCGCGTGGTCACTGCGGTTCTGGCTGGAAAACTGGGTCAGTGGAGCCTGGGCAAAAGTCTGCTGAACCTGTTGCGTCCAGTGGATATTCCGGGCGCACGCGCGGCATTGGCCAGGCTCGACCTCAGCGACAAGTTGTTCGCCCATTGCCAGCAACTGTCCGGCGGACAGCTACAGCGCGTAGGCATTGCCCGGGTGTTGTATCAAGCGCCTGAGGTGTTGCTGGCCGATGAGCCGGTATCGGCCATGGACCCGGTGTTGGCCCAGCACACGCTTTCAGTGCTCTGTCGCCATGCCCGGCAACACAACGTCACCCTGGTCGCCAGCCTGCATGCAGTGGAGCTGGCCCTGGCGCACTTTTCGCGGATCATCGGCTTGCGTGATGGACAGATCCTGTTCGACCTTGCAGCCAGCGAAGTCGACCGCGAGTTGCTCGACAAGCTTTACGCCAACGAACAACTGCAATCTCCACCGATTACTCCGGCGCCCTTGAGTGTGCAGATTCCCCGATGCTGA
- a CDS encoding winged helix-turn-helix domain-containing tetratricopeptide repeat protein, which translates to MPFVFENYVLDQERRELTLRGQVVAVGPQAFDLLLQLVNNRDRVVSKDDLLKAVWNGRIVSESTITSHINAVRKAIGDSGEEQRLVRTVARKGYRFVGEITVGEIDGARQPDGPGTGEIASVESKQAPPSSLVLPDKPSITVLPFHNLSGDPEQEYFADGMVEDIIAALSRIRWLFVIARNSSFTYKGRAVDVKGVGQELGVRYVLEGSVRKSGNKVRITGQLIDATNGTHIWAERFEGLLDDIFELQDQIAESVVGAISPQLERAEIERAKRKPTDSLDAYDYYLRGMAKLHSGTREAVEVALPMFYKAIELDPEFASAYGMAAWCHFWRKLNGWMSDRTREIAEGIRLARLAVTLGRDDAVALTRGGHALAHLAGDVDGGIALLDRARLLNPNLAPAWYLGGILRALRGETDEAIENLTHAVRLSPLDPEMFRMQVGMALANFFAGHFDAASAWAEKALGNLPTLLPSVALMAASHALSGRMDKAKQAIQRLHELEPSLRVSNLKDWLPIQRPEDLSRFADGLRLAGLPE; encoded by the coding sequence TTGCCATTCGTGTTTGAAAACTACGTGCTCGATCAGGAGCGCCGGGAACTGACCTTGCGCGGGCAAGTCGTGGCCGTCGGTCCACAGGCCTTCGATCTATTGCTGCAGCTCGTCAACAACCGCGATCGCGTCGTCAGCAAGGACGACCTGCTCAAGGCGGTGTGGAACGGCCGGATCGTCTCGGAATCGACGATCACCAGCCACATCAATGCGGTGCGCAAGGCCATCGGCGATAGCGGCGAGGAACAGCGATTGGTGCGCACGGTCGCCCGCAAAGGCTACCGCTTCGTCGGCGAGATCACGGTCGGCGAGATCGACGGAGCACGACAGCCTGACGGGCCTGGCACCGGCGAAATCGCGTCCGTGGAGTCGAAGCAAGCACCGCCCTCCTCGCTCGTCCTCCCGGACAAACCCTCCATTACCGTCCTGCCCTTCCACAACCTGAGCGGCGACCCGGAGCAGGAGTATTTCGCCGACGGCATGGTCGAGGACATCATCGCCGCCCTGTCGCGTATCCGCTGGCTGTTCGTCATCGCCCGCAATTCGAGCTTCACCTACAAGGGCCGCGCGGTGGACGTCAAAGGCGTCGGCCAGGAACTCGGCGTGCGCTACGTGCTGGAAGGCAGCGTGCGCAAATCCGGAAACAAGGTACGCATCACCGGGCAGCTCATCGACGCCACAAACGGGACGCACATCTGGGCAGAGCGCTTTGAAGGCCTGCTCGACGACATCTTCGAGCTGCAGGATCAAATCGCCGAAAGCGTCGTCGGCGCCATCTCGCCGCAGCTGGAACGGGCGGAAATCGAACGCGCCAAGCGTAAACCGACGGATAGCCTGGACGCCTACGATTATTACCTGCGCGGCATGGCAAAACTGCACAGCGGCACCCGGGAAGCCGTCGAGGTAGCGCTGCCGATGTTCTACAAGGCCATCGAGCTCGACCCGGAATTTGCGTCGGCCTATGGCATGGCAGCCTGGTGTCATTTCTGGCGCAAGTTGAATGGCTGGATGAGCGATCGGACTCGAGAGATCGCCGAAGGCATACGGCTTGCGCGCCTGGCGGTGACACTCGGCCGGGATGATGCAGTGGCGCTGACGCGAGGCGGACATGCGCTGGCCCATCTCGCCGGCGATGTCGATGGCGGCATTGCCCTGCTCGACAGGGCGCGCCTGCTCAATCCCAACCTCGCCCCCGCCTGGTACCTGGGCGGTATCCTGCGCGCACTGCGCGGTGAAACAGACGAAGCGATTGAGAATTTGACCCATGCCGTTCGCTTGAGTCCGCTGGATCCGGAAATGTTCCGGATGCAGGTGGGAATGGCCCTCGCTAATTTCTTCGCAGGGCACTTCGATGCCGCCTCGGCCTGGGCGGAGAAAGCGCTGGGGAACCTGCCCACCCTCCTGCCCTCCGTTGCCCTGATGGCGGCCAGTCATGCGCTCAGCGGACGAATGGACAAAGCGAAGCAGGCGATACAGCGCCTGCACGAGCTGGAACCCTCGTTGCGCGTCTCCAACCTGAAGGACTGGCTGCCCATCCAACGGCCCGAGGACCTATCGCGCTTCGCGGACGGACTGCGACTGGCCGGTTTGCCCGAGTGA
- a CDS encoding MFS transporter: protein MSADASAMRSNTSVMTGVLLMVGIVLATLTEAIASTILSLGRGDIIGDTYATPDEFAWLDIGYTALKLIGFMTAPWLLTRFNPRQVIIGATLAMGMACGIAAITARLDLLVALRIIQGFAGGTLLVGGQAIIFRTFARSRQPILQALFAMGAVVASATLAPALQGWLIDSQSWTWIFFSVVPLALAASGFLLVADGPMPAKVRHRPFDWVGFALIAATLFCFTYVLSQGSRWDWFEEPRILWLSVIGTAALLAFLGQQVLAKGQGLFDFTLFKSSDFSFAFIVSFVAGAALFGSAFLIPAFALSVLAFRPTDAGLLLLPSGGFFIGGLLISAYLMQVRRVPPVATVPFGILMIMVAMWMLSGSTSESGTADMMAAILLRGLGLGFLFLSITLIAFSDLNRRNLACGIGLFNTGRQLGGLMGVAGLQTLIDHNAFANAVVLGANVTPGGAALIERLTTTTAMLTVKGMDAAAAGRAAVSLLGRGVSGQATVIAFDTAFIAVALLFVVAAPILVGIKIGLSKYAKARAARTVA from the coding sequence ATGAGCGCGGATGCCAGCGCGATGCGGAGCAACACCAGCGTTATGACCGGTGTATTGCTCATGGTGGGCATCGTGCTTGCCACGCTGACGGAGGCGATCGCCAGCACCATTCTGTCGCTCGGACGCGGCGACATTATCGGCGACACCTATGCAACGCCTGATGAGTTCGCCTGGCTGGATATTGGCTACACCGCGCTCAAGCTGATTGGGTTCATGACCGCGCCTTGGCTGCTGACGCGATTTAATCCACGTCAGGTGATCATCGGCGCAACCCTGGCCATGGGCATGGCATGCGGTATTGCCGCCATCACGGCTCGGCTGGACCTGCTGGTCGCGCTTCGAATTATTCAGGGCTTTGCTGGCGGCACCCTGCTGGTCGGGGGGCAGGCGATCATATTTCGCACCTTTGCGCGATCCCGCCAGCCCATCCTCCAAGCCCTGTTTGCCATGGGCGCCGTTGTCGCGTCCGCGACGCTCGCCCCGGCCCTTCAAGGGTGGTTGATCGATAGCCAGTCCTGGACATGGATTTTCTTCAGTGTTGTTCCGCTGGCCCTGGCGGCGAGCGGATTTCTGCTGGTTGCAGACGGCCCGATGCCAGCCAAGGTCCGGCACCGTCCGTTTGATTGGGTCGGCTTCGCGCTGATCGCTGCCACGCTGTTCTGCTTCACGTACGTTCTCAGCCAGGGCAGCCGATGGGACTGGTTCGAAGAGCCACGCATTCTCTGGCTGAGCGTGATCGGCACAGCCGCGCTGCTGGCATTTCTCGGCCAACAAGTGTTGGCCAAAGGCCAAGGTCTGTTCGACTTCACCCTATTCAAATCGAGCGATTTTTCCTTCGCCTTTATCGTCAGTTTTGTCGCCGGCGCCGCCTTGTTCGGCAGCGCGTTTTTGATCCCGGCATTCGCCCTGTCGGTCCTCGCATTCAGGCCTACCGATGCCGGCCTGCTGCTGTTGCCCAGTGGCGGGTTTTTTATCGGTGGACTGCTCATATCGGCTTATCTCATGCAGGTTCGCCGCGTTCCGCCGGTCGCCACGGTGCCCTTTGGAATCCTGATGATCATGGTCGCGATGTGGATGCTGTCCGGTTCGACCAGCGAAAGCGGCACGGCCGACATGATGGCCGCCATCCTGCTGCGCGGTCTGGGCCTTGGCTTCCTGTTTCTATCGATCACGCTAATTGCATTCAGCGACCTCAACCGCCGAAACCTCGCCTGCGGAATAGGCCTGTTCAATACGGGGCGCCAGTTGGGTGGTCTGATGGGCGTCGCAGGACTCCAGACACTGATCGACCATAACGCCTTCGCCAATGCCGTGGTCCTCGGCGCCAACGTTACCCCGGGAGGGGCCGCGCTCATCGAAAGGCTGACGACCACGACAGCCATGCTGACGGTGAAAGGGATGGATGCAGCGGCCGCCGGCCGTGCAGCGGTGAGCCTCCTGGGCCGGGGCGTGTCAGGTCAGGCCACGGTGATTGCCTTCGACACAGCATTTATCGCTGTTGCCCTGCTTTTTGTAGTCGCCGCGCCCATCCTGGTTGGCATCAAGATCGGACTTTCGAAATACGCGAAAGCACGCGCAGCGCGAACCGTAGCGTGA
- the phnE gene encoding phosphonate ABC transporter, permease protein PhnE, producing the protein MNRLINLVLLLCIGAAVVASFIYLGIDLGELGGSGNLKQMGAYAQRFLSPDLSASHLQAIGHGALETIAMSALGTLLAAVFGLLLALPAAGRFGWPLQSASRLVLNALRAVPELVWAALMVLAAGLGPNAGTLALALHTTGVLGRLFAEALENTPPEPAEAIRLQGGNALSAFCYGSLPNLLPQLLAYTLYRWENNIRMASVLGFVGAGGLGQMLYVSLSLFQEAQASTVIVAMLLLVLAVDTLSSWSRQRWVKA; encoded by the coding sequence ATGAATCGCCTGATCAACCTGGTGCTGCTCCTGTGTATCGGCGCAGCGGTGGTCGCCTCGTTCATCTACTTGGGCATCGACCTCGGCGAGCTCGGTGGCAGCGGTAATCTGAAGCAGATGGGCGCTTATGCGCAGCGCTTTCTCAGCCCGGACCTGAGCGCGAGCCATCTGCAAGCCATCGGCCACGGCGCCCTGGAAACCATCGCCATGTCCGCCCTGGGCACCCTGCTCGCGGCGGTATTTGGCCTGCTGTTGGCATTGCCTGCGGCCGGGCGCTTTGGCTGGCCTTTGCAGAGCGCATCGCGTCTGGTGCTCAACGCCTTGCGCGCGGTTCCGGAACTGGTGTGGGCTGCGCTGATGGTCCTGGCCGCAGGGCTCGGCCCCAATGCCGGCACCCTAGCCCTGGCCCTGCATACCACCGGCGTACTCGGCCGGCTGTTCGCCGAAGCACTGGAAAACACCCCACCCGAACCGGCCGAAGCCATCCGCTTGCAGGGCGGCAATGCCCTATCGGCGTTCTGCTACGGGTCATTGCCCAACCTGTTGCCCCAGCTACTGGCCTACACCCTGTACCGCTGGGAAAACAATATCCGCATGGCCAGCGTGCTCGGCTTCGTCGGCGCCGGTGGTTTGGGGCAAATGCTCTATGTCAGCCTCAGCCTGTTCCAGGAAGCTCAAGCCAGCACGGTGATTGTGGCGATGCTGTTGCTGGTATTGGCCGTCGACACATTGAGCAGCTGGAGCCGGCAACGCTGGGTGAAGGCCTGA
- a CDS encoding PhnE/PtxC family ABC transporter permease, with protein sequence MLTRDTRDPATRPRLLLTLLALALLWPGIHFSELDLSVLVASDSQSEMGRFVSAFWPPAHGEEFIELLVQATLQTLAIATAGMALALLLAVPASLLASRALSLSAASRAGHPSYWGQLLRWPVRGLLIFLRSVPEIVWALLFVRAVGLGPTAGVLAIAITYSGMLGKVYAEIFESVDQRPAHALLQAGSGRLAAFFYGILPNVAAELLSYTVYRWECAIRASVVMGFVGAGGLGQQMDLSLRMFAGGEVASLLLTFLVLVLLADQLSRLLRWRLA encoded by the coding sequence ATGCTGACCCGTGATACCCGAGATCCGGCCACCCGGCCCCGCCTGCTGCTCACCTTGCTGGCCTTGGCCTTGCTGTGGCCGGGCATCCACTTCAGCGAGCTGGACCTCAGTGTGCTGGTGGCGAGCGACAGTCAGAGCGAGATGGGCCGGTTTGTCTCAGCCTTCTGGCCACCGGCCCATGGCGAGGAATTCATTGAGCTGTTAGTGCAAGCCACCTTGCAGACCCTGGCCATCGCCACCGCCGGCATGGCCCTGGCGTTGCTGTTGGCCGTCCCCGCCAGCCTGCTGGCCAGTCGGGCGTTGTCGCTGTCTGCTGCCTCCCGAGCCGGCCACCCGAGTTATTGGGGCCAACTGCTGCGATGGCCGGTGCGCGGTTTACTGATCTTCCTGCGCAGCGTGCCGGAGATCGTCTGGGCGCTTTTGTTCGTGCGCGCCGTCGGCCTCGGCCCGACGGCCGGGGTGCTGGCCATTGCCATTACCTACAGCGGCATGTTGGGCAAGGTCTACGCGGAAATTTTCGAGTCGGTCGACCAGCGTCCGGCCCACGCGCTATTGCAGGCTGGCAGCGGTCGGCTCGCGGCCTTTTTCTACGGGATCCTGCCCAATGTCGCAGCCGAGCTGCTGTCGTACACCGTGTATCGCTGGGAGTGCGCCATCCGCGCCTCGGTGGTGATGGGCTTCGTCGGTGCCGGCGGTCTGGGCCAGCAAATGGATTTGTCGTTACGCATGTTCGCCGGCGGTGAAGTGGCCAGTTTGTTACTGACGTTTCTCGTGCTGGTACTGCTCGCCGATCAACTCAGCCGTCTGCTGCGCTGGAGGCTGGCATGA
- a CDS encoding putative selenate ABC transporter substrate-binding protein: MLNRTLALAVGVTLSFCTLLAQAADTLKVSAIPDEAPTELLRKFKPLGAYLEQQLGMKVEFVPVSDYPAVVEALATDRIDMAWLGGFTFVQARLKTGNAIPLVQREQDAQFTSKFITADPAVKSLADLKGKTFAFGSVSSTSGSLMPRYFMLKDGIKPETYFSRVGYSGAHDATVAWVQAGKVDAGVLNASVWEKLVAAGKVDTTKVKVFATTPAYFDYNWTVRGTLDPALAAKIKAAFLALDPANPKDKEILDLQAASRFIETKPENYKGIEEAARAADLLK; this comes from the coding sequence ATGCTCAACCGTACCCTGGCATTGGCTGTCGGCGTGACGCTGTCTTTTTGCACCCTGTTGGCGCAGGCCGCCGACACCCTGAAAGTCAGTGCGATTCCCGATGAGGCCCCGACCGAACTGCTGCGCAAGTTCAAGCCATTGGGCGCCTACCTGGAACAGCAATTGGGCATGAAGGTCGAGTTCGTTCCCGTGAGCGACTATCCGGCCGTGGTCGAGGCGCTGGCGACCGACCGAATCGATATGGCCTGGCTGGGCGGCTTCACGTTCGTGCAGGCGCGCCTGAAAACCGGCAATGCCATTCCGCTGGTGCAGCGTGAACAGGACGCCCAGTTCACCAGCAAATTCATCACCGCCGACCCGGCCGTCAAGTCCCTCGCCGATCTCAAGGGCAAGACCTTCGCCTTCGGTTCGGTGTCATCCACGTCGGGCAGTCTCATGCCGCGCTATTTCATGCTGAAGGACGGCATCAAGCCGGAAACCTACTTCAGCCGCGTGGGCTATTCCGGCGCCCATGACGCTACCGTCGCCTGGGTCCAGGCCGGCAAGGTGGACGCCGGGGTTCTAAACGCCAGCGTGTGGGAAAAACTGGTCGCCGCCGGCAAGGTCGACACCACCAAGGTCAAGGTGTTTGCGACCACGCCAGCCTACTTCGACTACAACTGGACGGTGCGCGGGACCCTTGACCCGGCACTGGCGGCCAAGATTAAGGCAGCGTTCCTGGCCCTCGATCCGGCGAACCCTAAGGACAAGGAGATTCTGGATCTGCAGGCTGCCAGCCGCTTCATCGAAACCAAACCCGAGAACTACAAGGGCATCGAGGAAGCCGCACGCGCTGCCGACCTGCTCAAATGA
- a CDS encoding PaaI family thioesterase: MSRLDTSLQDTAAPEGVCYGCGSSNPHGLHIKSVWHEDGVHVIAEHLPDAKYCGWPDLVYGGLIAMLVDCHSNWTAMAYHYRTEHREVGSLPRINCVTGNLGIKFIKPTPMGVPLNLRAKVEGEVGRKTRVICEVYAGDVLTAIGDSVFVRVDTEQLAAVAHSR; the protein is encoded by the coding sequence ATGTCCAGGCTCGATACCTCCCTGCAAGACACCGCCGCACCGGAAGGCGTTTGTTACGGCTGCGGCAGCAGCAATCCGCACGGGCTTCACATCAAGAGCGTCTGGCATGAGGACGGCGTGCATGTCATCGCCGAGCACTTGCCTGATGCCAAGTATTGCGGCTGGCCGGACCTGGTTTACGGCGGGCTGATAGCGATGCTGGTTGACTGCCATTCAAACTGGACCGCGATGGCTTACCACTACCGCACGGAACACCGCGAAGTCGGGAGCCTCCCCCGCATCAATTGCGTCACTGGCAACCTTGGCATCAAGTTCATCAAGCCGACACCAATGGGTGTCCCGCTGAACCTGCGTGCGAAAGTCGAAGGTGAAGTCGGCCGCAAAACTCGCGTTATCTGCGAGGTTTATGCGGGGGATGTGCTGACGGCTATTGGTGATTCCGTTTTTGTTCGTGTAGATACCGAGCAACTGGCTGCGGTTGCTCATAGTCGGTAG
- a CDS encoding 2OG-Fe(II) oxygenase — translation MAPIPQALPMTLSPELDFDQNAASALGSSLASHYIQAAPFPHIVIDNFLDEELIARICSHFPVEPTNNEMLYERGYKGQRKRQISPNECAPFLKTVFNAFNSAPMLQFLEKLTGIEGLIPDPYFTGGGLHETKSGGFLGVHSDFRLNKKLKVERRLNIIIYLNEDWREEYGGNLELWDVDMKTCLKKVLPIYNRCVIFNTDKDSNHGHPEPLTTPEHITRRSIALYYYTAGTLVIDPAQRNKTHYKPRPKDRLSLKYYLGKLIKKKN, via the coding sequence ATGGCACCCATCCCTCAAGCACTACCCATGACCCTCTCCCCGGAGCTTGATTTCGATCAGAACGCCGCCAGTGCCTTGGGTTCTTCGTTGGCCAGTCACTATATTCAGGCTGCGCCATTCCCGCACATCGTCATCGATAATTTCCTGGATGAAGAGCTGATTGCGCGTATCTGCTCGCACTTCCCGGTTGAGCCAACCAACAACGAAATGCTTTATGAGCGCGGCTATAAAGGTCAACGAAAACGTCAAATCAGCCCCAACGAATGCGCCCCCTTTTTGAAGACGGTTTTCAACGCCTTCAACTCGGCCCCCATGTTGCAGTTTCTTGAAAAGCTCACAGGCATCGAAGGCTTGATACCCGACCCTTACTTTACGGGTGGCGGCCTGCATGAAACGAAAAGCGGCGGCTTCCTGGGGGTACACTCGGACTTCAGGCTTAACAAAAAGCTTAAAGTTGAGCGAAGACTGAACATCATCATTTATCTAAATGAAGACTGGCGAGAGGAATACGGCGGCAACCTGGAACTTTGGGATGTCGACATGAAGACCTGCCTTAAAAAAGTCCTGCCCATTTACAACCGGTGTGTCATTTTCAATACAGACAAAGACAGCAACCATGGGCACCCAGAGCCTTTAACCACTCCAGAGCACATCACGCGCCGGTCCATCGCGCTGTATTACTACACCGCAGGCACCCTGGTGATCGATCCCGCACAAAGAAATAAAACCCACTACAAGCCAAGGCCCAAAGATCGTTTAAGCCTGAAATACTACCTGGGCAAACTGATCAAGAAGAAAAACTAG